One genomic segment of Ignavibacteriota bacterium includes these proteins:
- a CDS encoding DegT/DnrJ/EryC1/StrS family aminotransferase — protein MSKLAINGGTPVRDIKSNPWPAWPVWDENEEKALLQVLHSGIWSYNGPKEIEFNKMFADFTGTKYAISAANGTITLQLALEALGIGLGDEVILPGLTWQATAATIIDVNATPILVDVCEDTWCIDPEEIEKAITPKTKAIIPVHLYGNFADMDAIMEIAKKYNLAVIEDCAHKHGGEWNGKKAGSIGDVGSFSFQLSKHLTAGEGGALSTNNFDLAEKLDALRNCGRRPEVEESQNTDKGAGVYFDEGNFIQSGNYRITEFQAAILVEGMKRLTEQNKNRDENGIYINSLLKNLPGIIPMKRDERETKEAYFNFTFRYNSNEFKNLPVDKFRKALSAELGIAVEPCYEPLNNASLYVPHTKPARHKLNAQYWEDIKPSRFKLPVCEKLFNETSVCFHHKILMGTKNDMENIVEAIKKIYENVEELNLNQK, from the coding sequence ATGTCAAAATTAGCAATCAACGGTGGAACTCCGGTTAGAGATATAAAATCAAATCCTTGGCCTGCTTGGCCAGTGTGGGATGAAAACGAAGAGAAAGCATTACTGCAAGTTTTACACAGCGGAATTTGGTCTTATAACGGTCCAAAAGAAATTGAATTTAATAAAATGTTTGCGGATTTTACTGGAACTAAATATGCAATTTCTGCTGCTAACGGAACAATAACTTTACAATTAGCTCTTGAAGCTTTGGGAATTGGGTTAGGAGATGAAGTTATTCTCCCAGGTTTAACTTGGCAAGCTACTGCAGCAACTATTATTGATGTAAACGCCACACCAATTCTTGTCGATGTTTGCGAAGATACTTGGTGTATTGATCCGGAAGAAATAGAAAAAGCAATTACTCCTAAAACAAAAGCAATTATTCCCGTACATCTTTATGGAAATTTTGCAGATATGGATGCAATAATGGAAATTGCAAAAAAATATAATTTGGCAGTTATTGAAGATTGTGCTCATAAACATGGCGGTGAATGGAATGGAAAAAAGGCTGGAAGTATTGGAGATGTTGGAAGTTTTAGTTTTCAATTATCCAAACATTTAACTGCGGGAGAAGGCGGTGCTTTATCTACAAATAATTTTGATCTTGCCGAAAAATTAGATGCGCTAAGAAATTGCGGAAGGAGACCCGAAGTTGAAGAATCTCAAAATACAGATAAAGGTGCCGGAGTTTATTTTGATGAAGGAAATTTTATTCAATCCGGCAATTATAGAATTACGGAATTTCAAGCCGCAATTTTGGTTGAAGGAATGAAAAGACTTACAGAGCAAAATAAAAATAGAGATGAAAATGGAATTTACATAAATTCACTTCTTAAAAATCTTCCCGGAATAATTCCTATGAAAAGGGACGAAAGAGAAACAAAAGAAGCATATTTTAATTTTACATTTAGATATAATAGTAATGAATTCAAAAATCTCCCTGTTGATAAATTCAGAAAAGCACTTAGTGCTGAGCTTGGAATTGCGGTGGAACCATGTTATGAGCCATTAAATAACGCTTCATTGTATGTACCGCATACAAAACCGGCAAGACATAAACTTAATGCTCAATATTGGGAAGATATTAAACCATCAAGATTCAAACTTCCCGTATGTGAAAAATTATTTAACGAAACATCAGTTTGTTTTCATCATAAAATTCTTATGGGAACGAAAAACGATATGGAAAATATTGTTGAAGCAATTAAGAAAATTTATGAAAATGTTGAAGAATTAAACTTGAATCAAAAATGA
- a CDS encoding glycoside hydrolase family 2, with protein sequence MNNILLQNNWKLISSEKIIAEKVENISSEKFDDSDWYVAKIPSTVLGTLVENGVYKNPYFGTNLKNISTEQFKIPWWYRSEFIMNDEQVNQTVLLHFDGINYKANVWLNGKLIADEKNIFGAFRRFQFNISENIKVGKNILAIEVIPPKPGDFTIGFVDWNPNPPDNNLGIFRDISIHFNKGVEIKNPFVESEIDLTNFRNAELIVSAELVNHLAKKINCELIGKIENIIFKKEINLEVGETKNVKLSVKEFPQLNLENPKIWWPNKLGEPNLYEIKLSAISNNEILDETSTKFGIRKIEDYINDGGHRGFKINGHKLLIRGAGWTDDLLLQDTHQTLETQIKYVKDMNLNCIRLEGFWGKDQKLYDLCDENGILIMVGWSCQWEHKEYLGKEVHPKYGGVIEKNEIELIAKSWEDQLLWLRNHPSIFVWTVGSDMLPHPDLEKKYIETFNKYDQTRPYLNSTGGVGSEQGIITSQEIISEISGSSRVKMLGPYAYTPPIYWYTNKNLGGAYGFNTETCPGANIPPIESLKKFIPQENLWPVDVVWNFHCGKNYFSHIDRTQIAIEKRYGKPKNVEDFVFKAQMLNYELMRPMFEAFQVNQKNATGIIQWMLNSAWPELYWQLYDSFLMPNGAYFGAKIANETIQLIYNYGDFEIYILNNSLSHLENFKAEIKIYNLKSEIIFEQNLQISIDAESSKSILKIHNNLELTTVYFVDLRIFDNQNNQISNNFYWLSKKEDILDYEAKVEGWNYYTPSKQYANFSEIDLLPKVSVNISQEIISGNNIKIKIENNNDVIAFFIELLLFDKYLNEVILPVLWSDNYISLLPNEIRIIEAEISDKIDLHNSEIRIKGWNLK encoded by the coding sequence ATGAATAATATACTTCTTCAAAATAATTGGAAATTAATTTCTTCGGAAAAAATTATTGCTGAAAAAGTTGAAAATATTTCTTCGGAAAAATTTGATGATTCAGATTGGTATGTTGCAAAAATTCCTTCAACTGTTTTAGGTACTTTAGTAGAAAATGGAGTTTATAAAAATCCATATTTTGGAACAAATTTAAAAAATATTTCAACAGAACAATTTAAAATTCCTTGGTGGTACAGATCAGAGTTTATCATGAATGATGAACAAGTAAATCAAACAGTTCTGCTGCATTTTGACGGAATAAACTACAAAGCAAATGTTTGGTTGAATGGAAAATTAATTGCTGATGAAAAAAATATTTTTGGTGCATTTAGAAGATTTCAATTTAATATTTCTGAAAATATTAAAGTTGGAAAAAATATTTTAGCTATTGAAGTTATTCCTCCAAAACCCGGTGATTTTACAATTGGATTTGTTGATTGGAATCCAAATCCACCGGATAATAATTTAGGAATTTTTAGAGATATTTCAATTCACTTCAATAAAGGAGTTGAAATTAAAAATCCTTTTGTTGAAAGTGAAATTGACTTAACTAATTTTAGAAATGCAGAATTAATAGTTTCTGCAGAATTGGTAAATCATTTAGCAAAAAAAATAAATTGTGAACTAATTGGAAAAATTGAAAATATAATTTTCAAAAAAGAAATTAATTTGGAAGTTGGTGAAACAAAAAATGTAAAATTAAGTGTTAAAGAATTTCCTCAGCTAAATTTAGAAAACCCAAAAATTTGGTGGCCGAATAAATTAGGTGAACCAAATTTATATGAAATAAAATTGTCTGCAATTTCTAATAATGAAATACTTGATGAAACTTCAACAAAATTTGGAATTAGGAAAATTGAAGATTATATAAATGACGGAGGACATCGCGGGTTTAAAATTAATGGACATAAATTGTTAATTAGAGGTGCGGGCTGGACCGATGATTTACTTTTGCAAGACACTCATCAAACTTTGGAAACACAAATAAAATATGTTAAGGATATGAATCTTAATTGCATTCGTCTCGAAGGCTTTTGGGGAAAAGATCAAAAGTTATATGATCTTTGCGATGAAAATGGAATTTTAATAATGGTCGGCTGGAGCTGTCAATGGGAACACAAAGAATATTTGGGAAAAGAAGTTCACCCAAAATATGGCGGCGTAATTGAAAAAAATGAAATTGAATTAATTGCTAAATCTTGGGAAGATCAATTATTATGGCTGCGAAATCATCCGTCAATATTTGTGTGGACAGTTGGTAGCGATATGCTGCCTCATCCGGATTTAGAAAAAAAATATATAGAAACTTTCAATAAATATGATCAAACTCGTCCATATTTGAATTCAACCGGAGGTGTTGGAAGTGAACAGGGAATTATTACATCACAAGAAATAATTAGTGAAATAAGCGGTTCATCGCGAGTAAAAATGTTGGGACCATATGCTTATACACCGCCAATTTATTGGTACACAAATAAAAATTTAGGCGGTGCTTACGGGTTTAATACAGAAACTTGTCCCGGTGCAAATATTCCTCCAATTGAAAGTTTGAAAAAATTTATTCCGCAAGAAAATCTTTGGCCGGTTGATGTCGTTTGGAATTTTCACTGCGGGAAAAATTACTTTTCTCATATTGATAGAACTCAAATTGCGATTGAAAAAAGATATGGTAAACCTAAAAATGTTGAGGATTTTGTTTTTAAAGCACAAATGTTGAACTATGAATTAATGCGACCAATGTTTGAAGCTTTTCAAGTGAATCAAAAAAATGCAACCGGAATAATTCAATGGATGCTAAACTCAGCTTGGCCCGAATTATATTGGCAGCTTTACGATTCTTTCTTAATGCCGAATGGTGCTTATTTTGGCGCAAAAATAGCTAATGAAACTATCCAGCTAATTTATAATTATGGAGATTTTGAAATTTATATTTTAAATAATTCACTTTCTCATTTAGAAAATTTTAAGGCTGAAATTAAGATTTATAATTTGAAATCAGAAATTATTTTTGAACAAAATTTACAAATATCAATCGATGCAGAATCATCAAAAAGTATTTTGAAAATTCACAATAATCTTGAATTAACTACAGTTTATTTTGTTGATCTGAGAATTTTTGATAATCAAAATAATCAGATAAGTAATAATTTTTATTGGCTTAGCAAAAAAGAAGATATTCTAGATTATGAAGCAAAAGTTGAAGGATGGAATTATTATACACCGAGCAAGCAATATGCTAATTTTTCGGAAATTGATTTATTGCCAAAAGTTTCAGTGAATATATCACAAGAAATTATTTCCGGAAATAATATAAAAATTAAAATTGAAAATAATAATGATGTGATTGCGTTTTTTATTGAGTTATTACTTTTTGATAAATATTTGAACGAAGTGATTTTACCAGTTTTATGGAGTGACAATTATATAAGTTTGTTGCCAAATGAAATTAGAATTATTGAAGCGGAAATTTCCGATAAAATAGATTTGCATAATTCTGAAATTCGAATTAAAGGATGGAATTTAAAATAA
- a CDS encoding HAD hydrolase-like protein translates to MKIFEINKILEKFEKIKVGVIGDFALDIYYDQIQNTGENSIETGKPVLYGSSIKSYLGAAGNIVNNLVSLSAKNIYAFGFVGNDILGRELLFQLKEKNVNTENLLCINKVWETYTYIKPLENKEEISRIDFGSLNFAEKNYLDIILNNLKIKIKELDVLIINQQFKSTLLDDYALRKLNEIIVENPKCKIIGDLRNSSINLKNSILKVNAFSISKILGIEIFDEKDSEISVKNLKELYDKIKTPLLMIRGESGLIYFDNQDTVSVPGIYLTGDIDKLGSGNACVSAFALSLGSGAAIDSSLEIANLASAIILKRIRQTGSATQEEILKLAEESYYNYDLALAYDPRKAKYFENSEIEIIGELPKNLNIQNIILDHDGTISTLREGWETVMHKLMLEEICGEKLKELSTDEYNRLSIKCEKFINDTTGIQTIIQMMGLRDIIIEEGIISKSKIKTPAEYKQIYLDNLMLSVDDRIKKFEKGERTIHDFTILGSVEMLKEFNKRNLKLFLASGTDEDSVVAEADSLGYGNLFSGGIRGSKGNEIGDAKKIVINRIVEEGNCKGENLMVIGDGPVEIIEGRKVGAFCIGIASDEVRRHGMNYKKRTRLIRAGANIIIPDFSQLEQLFKIIFKN, encoded by the coding sequence ATGAAAATATTTGAAATAAATAAAATTTTAGAAAAGTTTGAAAAAATAAAAGTTGGTGTAATTGGCGATTTTGCTTTGGACATTTATTATGATCAAATTCAAAATACCGGCGAGAATTCTATTGAAACCGGTAAGCCGGTTTTGTACGGATCATCAATAAAATCTTACTTGGGAGCTGCGGGAAATATTGTAAATAATCTTGTGAGTTTAAGTGCAAAAAATATTTATGCATTTGGATTTGTTGGAAATGATATTCTTGGGCGAGAATTATTATTTCAGCTCAAAGAAAAAAATGTTAATACAGAAAATCTTTTGTGCATAAATAAAGTTTGGGAAACTTACACTTATATTAAACCTCTTGAAAATAAAGAAGAAATTTCTAGAATTGATTTTGGTTCATTAAATTTTGCAGAAAAAAATTATTTAGATATTATACTAAATAATCTTAAAATCAAAATTAAAGAATTAGATGTACTTATTATAAATCAGCAATTTAAAAGCACACTTTTGGATGATTATGCGCTAAGAAAATTGAATGAAATTATTGTTGAAAATCCAAAATGTAAAATTATTGGTGATTTAAGAAATAGTTCAATTAATCTGAAGAATTCTATTTTAAAAGTTAACGCTTTTTCGATTTCGAAAATTTTAGGAATAGAAATATTTGATGAAAAAGATTCTGAAATTTCAGTTAAAAATTTAAAAGAATTATATGATAAAATAAAAACTCCGCTATTAATGATTAGAGGTGAGAGTGGATTAATTTATTTTGATAATCAAGATACTGTATCGGTTCCGGGAATATATTTAACCGGTGATATTGATAAACTTGGTTCGGGAAATGCTTGCGTAAGTGCGTTCGCGCTAAGCTTGGGAAGCGGCGCTGCAATTGATTCTTCATTAGAAATTGCAAATTTAGCATCGGCTATAATTTTAAAAAGAATCAGACAAACCGGTTCTGCAACTCAAGAAGAAATCTTAAAGTTAGCCGAAGAAAGTTATTATAATTATGATCTTGCATTGGCCTATGATCCAAGGAAAGCAAAATATTTTGAAAATTCCGAAATCGAAATTATTGGTGAACTTCCGAAAAATTTAAATATTCAAAATATAATTTTAGATCACGATGGAACAATTTCCACTTTGCGCGAAGGTTGGGAAACGGTAATGCATAAGTTAATGCTTGAAGAAATTTGCGGAGAAAAATTAAAAGAATTATCCACTGATGAATATAATCGACTTTCAATAAAATGTGAAAAGTTTATAAATGACACAACCGGCATTCAGACAATTATTCAAATGATGGGATTGAGAGATATAATAATTGAAGAAGGAATTATTTCAAAATCGAAAATAAAAACTCCAGCAGAATACAAACAAATTTATTTAGATAATTTAATGCTTAGTGTGGATGACAGAATTAAAAAGTTTGAAAAAGGTGAACGGACAATTCACGATTTTACAATTTTAGGTTCCGTAGAAATGTTAAAAGAATTTAATAAACGAAATCTGAAATTATTTTTAGCAAGCGGAACTGATGAAGACAGCGTTGTGGCAGAAGCTGATTCTTTAGGTTATGGGAATTTATTTTCCGGTGGAATTAGAGGCAGCAAAGGAAATGAAATTGGCGATGCAAAAAAAATTGTAATAAATAGAATAGTTGAAGAAGGAAATTGCAAAGGTGAAAATTTAATGGTAATCGGCGATGGTCCGGTTGAAATTATTGAAGGAAGAAAAGTCGGAGCTTTCTGCATTGGCATTGCTTCAGATGAAGTTAGAAGACATGGAATGAATTATAAAAAAAGAACTCGTTTAATTAGAGCCGGTGCAAATATTATTATTCCCGATTTTTCTCAACTCGAACAGTTATTTAAAATTATCTTTAAAAATTAA
- the gmhA gene encoding D-sedoheptulose 7-phosphate isomerase, whose product MKKIIEYELQSHKLVIEKVTNSLQQNIELACELAVNTLKQGNKIILMGNGGSAADAQHIAAEFTGRYKIERKGLPAIAITTDTSALTAIGNDYGYQHVFERQVEAIAKSGDLIIGISSTGNSENVILAFLKAKEIGCKTLGLSGKGGGKFNGNCDLNIVIPSDDTPRVQEMHILIGHIICQAVDENFKM is encoded by the coding sequence ATGAAAAAAATTATTGAGTATGAATTACAATCCCATAAGTTAGTAATTGAAAAAGTAACAAACTCCTTGCAGCAAAATATTGAATTAGCTTGCGAATTAGCTGTAAATACACTTAAACAAGGCAACAAAATTATATTGATGGGAAATGGCGGAAGCGCTGCCGATGCTCAACATATTGCCGCCGAGTTTACCGGAAGATATAAAATTGAAAGAAAAGGTTTGCCGGCAATTGCTATAACAACGGATACTTCCGCATTAACTGCTATTGGAAATGATTATGGATATCAGCATGTTTTTGAAAGACAAGTTGAAGCAATTGCTAAATCCGGTGATTTAATTATTGGAATTTCATCAACCGGAAATAGTGAAAATGTAATACTTGCTTTTTTGAAAGCTAAAGAAATAGGCTGTAAAACTCTTGGTTTAAGCGGAAAAGGCGGCGGCAAATTTAATGGAAATTGTGATCTAAATATTGTAATTCCTTCGGATGATACGCCGAGAGTTCAAGAAATGCATATTTTAATTGGACATATAATTTGTCAAGCTGTAGATGAAAATTTTAAAATGTAA
- a CDS encoding LacI family DNA-binding transcriptional regulator: MAPTLKDVAAFVGVHPSTVSRVLRGKENLKISAKTHEKIIKAVKELNYIPDFTARALRMKKSFTIGLIVPDILNPYFARIARRIEQLGFEKRYTVIVCNTDEDQEKEILYLNQLISRGVDGIILAPVQDSKDHLVDLVDKKIPFVLIDRIFDELNVDAVITNNAESVIKAIAHLVKLGHTKIAFLRGQKNIYTIKNRLAGYQQALQEFNLKLDDNYIVGEGFEFEQGYEATLRLLELPKLPTAIVSSGGDLVTLGAIKAILEKGLRIPDDISIIAFFDSLYSPFLSTPLTTITHSRQKMGEKAFKLLLKQIETNKLNNPKIICVDTKFEIRKSTAKPKLT, translated from the coding sequence ATGGCACCTACCTTAAAGGATGTAGCTGCTTTTGTTGGAGTTCATCCTTCAACCGTTTCAAGAGTTTTACGTGGTAAAGAAAATTTAAAAATTTCTGCTAAAACACACGAAAAAATTATTAAAGCAGTTAAAGAACTTAATTATATTCCCGATTTTACAGCTCGTGCGTTAAGAATGAAAAAAAGTTTTACAATTGGTTTAATTGTGCCGGATATTTTGAATCCTTACTTTGCAAGAATTGCAAGAAGAATTGAACAATTGGGTTTTGAAAAAAGATACACGGTAATTGTATGCAACACGGATGAAGATCAAGAAAAAGAAATATTATATCTTAATCAATTAATTTCCCGCGGAGTTGATGGAATTATTTTAGCTCCGGTGCAGGATAGTAAAGATCATCTTGTTGATTTAGTTGATAAAAAGATACCATTTGTTTTAATTGATAGAATTTTTGATGAACTAAATGTTGATGCTGTTATTACAAATAATGCCGAATCTGTTATTAAAGCAATTGCACATTTAGTAAAATTAGGTCATACAAAAATTGCTTTTTTAAGAGGTCAAAAAAATATTTATACAATAAAAAATAGATTAGCCGGTTATCAGCAAGCTTTACAAGAATTTAATTTAAAATTAGATGATAATTATATTGTTGGCGAAGGTTTTGAGTTTGAACAAGGATATGAAGCAACTTTAAGATTATTAGAACTTCCCAAATTGCCTACTGCAATTGTTTCTTCCGGCGGTGATTTAGTTACTCTTGGTGCAATTAAAGCAATTCTTGAAAAGGGTTTGAGGATTCCCGATGATATTTCCATAATAGCTTTTTTTGATAGCTTGTACTCGCCTTTTCTATCTACTCCCCTTACTACAATTACGCATTCCCGACAAAAAATGGGTGAAAAAGCTTTTAAACTATTACTAAAACAAATTGAAACGAATAAACTAAATAATCCGAAAATTATTTGCGTAGACACAAAATTTGAAATTAGAAAATCAACTGCAAAACCGAAATTAACTTAA